A portion of the Lolium rigidum isolate FL_2022 chromosome 1, APGP_CSIRO_Lrig_0.1, whole genome shotgun sequence genome contains these proteins:
- the LOC124678851 gene encoding 60S ribosomal protein L7a-2 encodes MAPKRGGKAPVPAKKKTAQVTNPLFEKRPKQFGIGGALPPKKDLHRFVKWPKVVRIQRQRRILKQRLKVPPALHQFTRTLDKNLATNLFKMLLKYRPEDKAAKKERLLKRAQAEAEGKTVEAKKPIVVKYGLNHVTYLIEQSKAQLVVIAHDVDPIELVVWLPALCRKMEVPYCIVKGKSRLGSIVHKKTASVLCLTTVKNEDKLEFSKVLEAIKANFNDKFDEVRKKWGGGVMGSKSQAKTKARERLIAKEAAQRLT; translated from the exons ATG GCCCCGAAGCGTGGTGGCAAGGCGCCGGTCCCGGCGAAGAAGAAGACG GCTCAGGTGACGAACCCTCTGTTCGAGAAGAGGCCGAAGCAGTTCGGCATCGGCGGCGCGCTCCCGCCCAAGAAGGACCTCCACCGCTTCGTCAAGTGGCCCAAGGTTGTGCGCATCCAGCGCCAGCGCCGCATCCTCAAGCAGCGCCTCAAGGTTCCCCCGGCGCTACACCAGTTCACCCGCACCCTCGACAAGAACCTTG CAACAAACTTGTTCAAGATGCTACTTAAGTACCGCCCTGAAGACAAAGCTGCCAAGAAGGAGAGGCTTCTAAAGAGAGCCCAGGCTGAAGCTGAAGGGAAAACTGTCGAGGCCAAGAAGCCAATAGTCGTGAAGTATGGCCTCAACCATGTTACCTACCTAATTGAGCAG AGCAAGGCCCAGCTGGTTGTCATAGCTCATGATGTTGACCCCATTGAGCTGGTTGTGTGGCTCCCAGCCCTTTGCAGGAAAATGGAGGTTCCTTACTGCATTGTTAAGGGGAAATCTCGCCTTGGATCG ATTGTTCACAAGAAGACTGCCTCTGTTCTGTGCCTGACCACAGTGAAGAATGAGGATAAACTTGAGTTCAGCAAGGTCCTTGAGGCTATCAAG GCAAACTTCAACGACAAATTTGACGAGGTGAGGAAGAAGTGGGGCGGTGGTGTCATGGGCTCCAAGTCGCAGGCCAAAACCAAGGCCAGGGAAAGGCTGATCGCAAAGGAGGCTGCACAGCGGTTGACCTAA